One part of the Rhizobium rhizogenes genome encodes these proteins:
- the argH gene encoding argininosuccinate lyase, with amino-acid sequence MADGTDQKSSNQMWGGRFASGPSAIMEEINASIGFDKKLYAQDIRGSMAHATMLASKGIISPDDKDKIIEGLNTILSEIEAGTFEFSRKLEDIHMNIEARLATLIGTAAGRLHTARSRNDQVALDFRLWVKEELQKTEGMLTALIAAFLDRAEENADTVMPGFTHLQTAQPVTFGHHCMAYVEMFGRDRARVRHAIEHLDESPIGAAALAGTGYPIDRHMTAKALGFREPTRNSIDTVSDRDFALEFLSIASICATHLSRLAEEIVIWSTPQFGFIRLSDAFSTGSSIMPQKKNPDAAELVRAKTGRINGSLIALLTVMKGLPLAYSKDMQEDKEQVFDAAESLELAIAAMTGMIRDLEVRKDRMRAAAGSGYSTATDLADWLVREAGLPFRDAHHVTGNAVALAEKKGCDLANLSLEELQAIHPAITKGVFDVLSVEASVASRTSFGGTAPSEVKKQIAWWRGRN; translated from the coding sequence ATGGCTGACGGCACAGATCAGAAATCCTCCAACCAGATGTGGGGCGGGCGTTTCGCTTCCGGGCCATCTGCCATCATGGAAGAGATAAATGCCTCCATCGGCTTCGACAAGAAGCTTTATGCCCAGGACATCCGCGGCTCTATGGCGCATGCCACCATGCTGGCATCTAAAGGCATTATTTCACCTGATGATAAAGACAAGATCATCGAGGGTCTGAACACGATCCTGTCAGAAATCGAAGCCGGCACCTTCGAATTCTCGCGCAAGCTCGAAGACATCCACATGAACATCGAAGCGCGGCTTGCGACCCTCATCGGCACGGCAGCCGGCCGCCTGCACACCGCCCGTTCGCGCAACGATCAGGTGGCGCTCGATTTCCGCCTGTGGGTGAAGGAAGAACTGCAGAAGACCGAGGGTATGCTGACCGCCCTCATCGCCGCCTTCCTCGACCGCGCCGAAGAAAATGCCGATACGGTCATGCCCGGCTTCACCCATTTGCAAACGGCGCAGCCGGTCACCTTCGGCCATCATTGCATGGCCTATGTGGAAATGTTCGGCCGTGACCGCGCCCGCGTGCGCCACGCCATCGAACATCTGGACGAAAGCCCGATCGGCGCCGCAGCGCTTGCCGGCACCGGCTATCCCATCGACCGCCACATGACGGCGAAGGCGCTCGGTTTCCGCGAGCCGACCCGCAATTCCATCGACACCGTCTCCGACCGCGATTTCGCGCTGGAATTCCTGTCGATCGCCTCCATCTGCGCCACGCATCTGTCGCGTCTCGCCGAAGAAATCGTCATCTGGTCGACGCCGCAATTCGGCTTCATCCGCCTGTCGGATGCCTTCTCGACTGGCTCCTCGATCATGCCGCAGAAGAAGAACCCCGACGCCGCCGAACTGGTGCGCGCCAAGACCGGCCGCATCAACGGCTCGCTGATCGCCCTCCTGACGGTCATGAAGGGCCTGCCGCTTGCCTATTCCAAGGACATGCAGGAAGACAAGGAACAGGTTTTCGATGCCGCCGAGAGCCTGGAACTGGCGATTGCCGCCATGACTGGCATGATCCGCGACCTTGAAGTGCGCAAGGACCGCATGCGTGCGGCGGCCGGTTCGGGTTATTCCACCGCCACCGACCTTGCCGACTGGCTGGTGCGCGAAGCGGGCCTGCCCTTCCGCGATGCCCACCACGTGACCGGCAATGCCGTGGCGCTGGCGGAGAAGAAGGGCTGCGACCTCGCCAATCTTTCGCTGGAGGAATTGCAGGCCATCCACCCCGCTATCACCAAGGGTGTTTTCGACGTTCTTTCGGTGGAAGCATCGGTCGCCAGCCGCACCAGCTTCGGCGGCACGGCGCCTTCCGAAGTGAAGAAGCAGATCGCCTGGTGGCGCGGACGCAACTGA
- the tlpA gene encoding thiol:disulfide interchange protein TlpA — protein MTEKRPFRLPSAKLVAIAAVAGVLSGAGAVWFRHIGSESPVQGAAVADAGLCEGAANRIASLKPFLKGQVAAMSAADKPRVIPLSFKGPQAQDMTLADLKGKTVLLNLWATWCVPCREEMPALNALEKEKGGDGFEVVAVNIDVGADEKPKAFMDEYKIDALKPYRDSSMGVFNVLKKEGLAFGLPATLLMDENGCLLAAMNGPAAWDSEDARALVTAATGK, from the coding sequence ATGACAGAAAAAAGGCCGTTCAGGCTTCCTTCCGCCAAGTTGGTTGCAATTGCTGCCGTTGCCGGTGTCTTAAGCGGCGCGGGCGCGGTCTGGTTCAGGCATATTGGGTCTGAGAGCCCGGTTCAAGGGGCAGCGGTCGCTGACGCCGGTTTATGTGAGGGGGCGGCAAACCGCATCGCCTCGCTGAAGCCGTTTCTGAAGGGGCAGGTGGCCGCCATGTCGGCGGCGGACAAGCCACGGGTCATCCCGCTGTCCTTCAAGGGGCCGCAGGCGCAGGACATGACACTTGCCGATCTCAAGGGCAAGACGGTTCTTCTCAACCTGTGGGCCACATGGTGTGTGCCCTGCCGGGAAGAGATGCCGGCCCTGAACGCGCTGGAGAAGGAAAAGGGCGGTGACGGCTTCGAGGTCGTTGCCGTCAATATCGATGTCGGTGCGGATGAAAAACCGAAAGCCTTCATGGATGAATACAAGATCGACGCGCTGAAGCCCTATCGCGACAGTTCCATGGGCGTTTTCAACGTGCTGAAAAAGGAAGGCCTCGCCTTCGGCCTGCCTGCAACCCTGCTGATGGATGAGAATGGTTGCCTGCTTGCGGCCATGAACGGCCCGGCGGCGTGGGACAGCGAGGATGCCAGGGCGCTGGTGACAGCCGCGACTGGAAAATGA
- a CDS encoding MgtC/SapB family protein yields the protein MELLIPRLGLALAIGLLVGLERGWRERDAPAGSRTAGIRTYGIAGLLGGVFGILADEQGNAFAFAAGFLGFAFSFSWFKLREARHDDDFSVTGVVAALCVFALGGLAVTAQYQAAAAGGAALAALLAGREVLHSLLKRLTWIELRSALVLAVMTAVGLSILPNRAIDPWGGFNPWEIWLFTVLSATISYCGYIAVRLLGSTRGLLVTGLAGALVSSTAVTASFGQKAKSGENEWPLAGVAALAAAVSLLRVLVIVLALSLTTFSLIAPAVLAAALVLGLSGAGLIGLRDTQSGQGIDAKNPFDMAPLAIFATLFAVTRTLNAVLLVWVGTGGFIALTALSAIFDADVAVLSALRTNAQNLSPDIVASAILAALAANAAGRVFVAAVSGTLVYCGLLTAVSVLAAGVGAVAYLLIA from the coding sequence ATGGAGTTGCTTATTCCCCGGCTTGGTCTTGCCCTCGCCATCGGCCTGCTCGTCGGCCTTGAGCGTGGCTGGCGGGAGCGCGATGCGCCGGCGGGCAGCCGCACCGCCGGGATCAGGACCTATGGCATTGCCGGCCTGCTGGGTGGCGTCTTCGGCATATTGGCCGATGAGCAGGGCAACGCCTTCGCCTTCGCGGCGGGTTTTCTGGGATTCGCATTCAGCTTTTCGTGGTTCAAGCTGCGCGAGGCGCGCCATGACGATGATTTCAGTGTCACCGGCGTGGTCGCGGCGCTCTGCGTCTTTGCCCTCGGCGGGCTTGCGGTAACGGCGCAATATCAAGCGGCGGCGGCTGGTGGTGCTGCCCTTGCCGCACTGCTTGCGGGCAGGGAGGTTCTCCACAGTCTGCTGAAACGGCTGACATGGATCGAGCTGCGCTCCGCGCTGGTTCTGGCCGTAATGACCGCCGTTGGCCTGTCGATCCTTCCAAACCGGGCGATCGATCCGTGGGGCGGCTTCAACCCTTGGGAAATATGGCTGTTCACCGTACTCAGCGCCACGATTTCCTATTGCGGTTATATTGCCGTGCGCCTCCTCGGCTCAACCCGCGGCCTGCTGGTGACCGGGCTGGCGGGCGCGCTCGTTTCATCGACCGCCGTAACCGCCAGCTTCGGGCAGAAGGCGAAAAGCGGTGAAAACGAGTGGCCTCTGGCCGGTGTGGCGGCGCTGGCCGCGGCTGTATCGCTGCTCCGGGTTCTCGTTATCGTTCTCGCCCTCTCGCTGACGACCTTTTCCCTCATCGCACCGGCGGTGCTGGCCGCTGCGCTGGTTCTCGGATTGAGCGGCGCCGGCCTGATAGGGCTGCGGGACACGCAGTCCGGACAGGGAATCGACGCAAAAAACCCGTTCGACATGGCACCCCTTGCCATCTTCGCCACGCTCTTTGCCGTAACGAGGACGCTGAATGCCGTTCTTCTCGTCTGGGTCGGCACGGGTGGTTTCATTGCCCTCACGGCTCTATCGGCCATATTCGATGCCGATGTCGCCGTCCTTAGCGCACTGCGAACCAATGCGCAGAACCTTTCGCCCGATATCGTGGCGAGCGCGATCCTCGCCGCTCTCGCCGCCAACGCGGCAGGGCGCGTATTCGTCGCCGCCGTTTCCGGAACGCTCGTTTATTGCGGGTTGCTCACGGCCGTATCCGTCCTCGCCGCCGGTGTCGGAGCGGTTGCTTACCTGCTGATTGCCTGA
- a CDS encoding 3-hydroxybutyryl-CoA dehydrogenase: protein MTAPFKNIGVIGAGQMGCGIAHVSAVAGYKVHIYDLSKEGIEAGLATINGNLARQVTNGKLSDEARKQALALISGSTDVNDLAPMDLVIEAATENEEIKRKIYAQICPVLKPEALLATNTSSLSITRLASATDRPEQFMGIHFMNPVPVMKLVELVRGIATNEKTFDAAKDYVRTLEKAITVAEDFPAFIVNRILLPMINEAIYTLYEGVGSVEAIDTAMRLGANHPMGPLQLADFIGLDTCLSIMQVLHDGLADSKYRPCPLLVKYVEAGWLGRKSGRGFYDYRGETPVPTR from the coding sequence ATGACCGCGCCCTTTAAAAACATCGGTGTCATCGGAGCCGGTCAGATGGGTTGCGGCATTGCGCATGTCTCGGCTGTCGCAGGCTACAAGGTCCATATCTACGATCTTTCCAAGGAAGGCATCGAGGCCGGCCTTGCGACAATCAACGGCAATCTCGCCCGTCAGGTCACCAACGGCAAGCTCTCGGACGAGGCCCGCAAGCAGGCGCTTGCGCTCATCAGCGGCTCGACCGACGTCAACGATCTGGCGCCCATGGATCTCGTCATCGAGGCCGCGACGGAAAACGAGGAAATCAAACGCAAGATCTATGCGCAGATCTGCCCGGTCCTGAAGCCCGAAGCGCTTCTGGCCACCAACACCTCTTCGCTCTCCATCACCCGGCTTGCATCCGCCACCGACCGTCCCGAGCAGTTCATGGGCATCCACTTCATGAACCCGGTTCCCGTGATGAAGCTGGTGGAACTGGTGCGCGGCATCGCCACCAACGAAAAGACCTTCGATGCGGCCAAGGACTATGTGCGCACCCTGGAAAAGGCGATCACCGTCGCCGAGGATTTCCCGGCCTTCATCGTCAACCGCATCCTGCTGCCGATGATCAACGAGGCGATCTATACGCTTTACGAAGGGGTCGGCTCGGTGGAAGCCATCGACACCGCCATGCGGCTCGGCGCCAACCACCCGATGGGACCGTTGCAGCTTGCCGACTTCATCGGTCTCGACACCTGTTTGTCGATCATGCAGGTGCTGCATGACGGTCTGGCCGACAGCAAATATCGCCCCTGCCCGCTGCTGGTGAAATATGTCGAGGCCGGCTGGCTCGGCCGCAAGTCCGGCCGTGGTTTTTACGACTATCGCGGCGAGACGCCGGTTCCGACGCGCTGA
- a CDS encoding electron transfer flavoprotein subunit alpha/FixB family protein: MAILLLAEHDNATLSDLTGKTLTAATQIGGDVHVLVAGSGAKSAADAAAKLSGVSKVLLADDASYANSLAEPLAALIVSLAPSYDVIIAPATASAKNVLPRVAALLDVAQVSEIIEVVSPDTFKRPIYAGNAIQTVQATDARKVITVRPTAFAAAAEGGSAAVETIGAAENPGLSSFVSDALASSDRPELTSAKIIISGGRALGSSEKFKEVILPVADKLGAAVGASRAAVDAGYAPNDWQVGQTGKVVAPQLYIAAGISGAIQHLAGMKDSKVIVAINKDEEAPIFQVADYGLVADLFEALPELQKAL, from the coding sequence ATGGCCATTCTTCTTCTGGCAGAACACGACAACGCAACCCTTTCCGACCTGACGGGCAAGACGCTGACGGCGGCAACCCAGATCGGCGGCGATGTCCACGTACTGGTCGCCGGCTCCGGCGCAAAGAGCGCTGCCGATGCGGCTGCGAAACTGTCCGGCGTCTCCAAGGTGCTGCTCGCCGACGACGCATCCTATGCCAATTCGCTGGCAGAACCGCTGGCGGCGCTGATCGTCTCGCTCGCCCCTTCCTATGATGTCATCATTGCGCCAGCCACCGCATCTGCCAAGAACGTGCTGCCGCGTGTGGCAGCGCTTCTCGACGTCGCGCAGGTTTCGGAAATCATCGAGGTCGTCAGCCCGGATACCTTCAAGCGTCCGATCTATGCCGGCAACGCCATCCAGACCGTGCAGGCAACCGACGCCAGGAAGGTCATCACCGTGCGCCCGACCGCTTTTGCGGCAGCAGCGGAAGGCGGTTCGGCAGCGGTTGAAACCATCGGCGCGGCCGAAAACCCGGGCCTCTCCAGCTTCGTTTCCGATGCGCTGGCGTCGTCCGACCGTCCGGAACTGACATCCGCGAAGATCATCATCTCGGGTGGCCGCGCGCTCGGTTCCTCGGAGAAGTTCAAGGAAGTCATCCTTCCCGTTGCCGACAAGCTGGGGGCAGCCGTCGGTGCAAGCCGCGCCGCAGTCGATGCCGGTTATGCGCCGAACGACTGGCAGGTGGGCCAGACCGGCAAGGTGGTGGCGCCGCAGCTTTACATCGCCGCCGGCATTTCGGGCGCCATCCAGCATCTGGCCGGCATGAAGGACTCGAAGGTCATCGTCGCGATCAACAAGGATGAAGAAGCGCCGATCTTCCAGGTTGCCGATTACGGCCTCGTCGCCGATCTGTTCGAGGCTCTGCCCGAACTGCAGAAGGCACTGTGA
- a CDS encoding electron transfer flavoprotein subunit beta/FixA family protein — MKILVPVKRVVDYNVKIRVKSDGSGVELANVKMSMNPFDEISVEEALRLKEAGKAEEVVVVSIGPAKAEETLRTALAMGADRAILIETDETVEPLAVAKLLKGVAEAEQPGLVIVGKQAIDDDSNQTGQMLAALLGWGQGTFASKVEPSDGKVAVTREVDGGLQTVELKLPAVVTTDLRLNEPRYASLPNIMKAKKKPLDKKAPADFGVDVSPRLKVLKTEEPAGRKAGIKVGSVAELVEKLKADGVL, encoded by the coding sequence ATGAAAATCCTTGTCCCCGTTAAGCGAGTCGTCGATTACAACGTGAAAATCCGTGTGAAATCGGATGGTTCGGGTGTCGAGCTTGCCAATGTGAAGATGTCGATGAACCCGTTCGACGAAATCTCGGTGGAAGAGGCGCTTCGTCTGAAAGAGGCGGGCAAGGCCGAAGAGGTTGTGGTCGTCTCCATCGGCCCGGCCAAGGCGGAAGAAACACTGCGCACGGCACTCGCCATGGGTGCGGATCGCGCCATCCTGATCGAGACCGACGAAACGGTCGAGCCGCTGGCCGTCGCCAAGCTCCTGAAGGGCGTGGCGGAAGCCGAACAGCCCGGTCTCGTCATTGTCGGCAAACAGGCGATCGATGACGATTCGAACCAGACCGGCCAGATGCTGGCAGCCCTTCTCGGCTGGGGCCAGGGCACCTTCGCCTCGAAGGTCGAGCCTTCCGATGGCAAGGTTGCAGTGACGCGTGAAGTCGATGGCGGCCTGCAGACGGTGGAGCTGAAGCTTCCTGCCGTCGTCACCACCGATCTGCGCCTGAACGAGCCGCGTTATGCTTCGCTGCCGAACATCATGAAAGCCAAGAAGAAGCCGCTCGACAAAAAGGCTCCGGCCGATTTCGGCGTCGACGTTTCGCCGCGCCTCAAGGTGCTGAAGACCGAGGAGCCGGCAGGCCGCAAGGCCGGCATCAAGGTCGGCTCGGTTGCCGAGCTGGTCGAAAAGCTCAAAGCCGACGGCGTCCTCTAA
- a CDS encoding rhomboid family intramembrane serine protease: MFIPLHDANSLKHIRLQYVTIGLIAVNVLVWLFTGVIASDTQANAAALGLGFIPAVVFDYAYLEPALQVVPDDLTVITYAFLHLDFWHLAGNMLFLWVFGDNVEDALGHFRFLIFYLACAIAGALLHGFVAPTSEGPLIGASGAVSGVVAAYFLLHPKVRVWVLVFMRIPLPLPAFIPLALWIGQQFLMLALGLEENVSWGAHVGGILAGAVMVLFMRRPGVPLFDRTIVPPRAAQFKNPSQTAGLSQIERGYDGGR, encoded by the coding sequence ATGTTCATACCGCTGCACGACGCGAATTCCCTCAAACATATCCGGTTGCAATATGTCACGATCGGCCTGATCGCGGTCAATGTGCTGGTCTGGCTGTTTACCGGCGTGATCGCCAGCGACACGCAGGCGAATGCGGCAGCGCTCGGCCTCGGCTTCATTCCCGCCGTCGTGTTCGATTACGCCTATCTGGAGCCCGCCCTGCAGGTGGTGCCCGATGACCTCACCGTCATTACCTATGCCTTCCTCCACCTCGATTTCTGGCATCTGGCCGGCAACATGCTGTTTCTCTGGGTCTTCGGTGACAATGTCGAGGACGCGCTCGGCCACTTCCGGTTCCTGATCTTCTATCTTGCCTGCGCCATTGCCGGGGCATTGCTGCACGGTTTCGTCGCGCCCACCTCGGAGGGACCGCTGATCGGTGCATCCGGCGCGGTTTCCGGCGTCGTCGCGGCCTATTTTCTGCTGCATCCCAAAGTGCGTGTCTGGGTGCTGGTCTTCATGCGTATTCCGCTGCCCCTTCCGGCCTTCATTCCGCTGGCGCTGTGGATCGGCCAGCAATTCCTGATGCTGGCGCTCGGGCTGGAAGAAAACGTCTCGTGGGGGGCGCATGTGGGCGGCATATTGGCAGGCGCCGTCATGGTGCTTTTCATGCGCAGGCCGGGTGTTCCGCTGTTTGACCGCACCATAGTTCCGCCAAGGGCGGCACAGTTCAAGAATCCGTCGCAAACGGCGGGGTTGTCGCAAATCGAACGGGGCTATGACGGGGGCAGATGA
- a CDS encoding cob(I)yrinic acid a,c-diamide adenosyltransferase, with amino-acid sequence MVKLNKIYTRTGDKGTTALVSGPRRLKHDLRVEAYGTVDETNSAIGMARLHTGGRESAGMEKLDAMLFRIQNDLFDLGADLATPDGGEPLSYEPLRIVESQVTRLENEIDELNATLEPLTSFVLPGGTAAAAALHMARTICRRAERLMVALSVTENEIVSPAAIKYANRLSDFLFVAARFANDTGKADISWVPGKNR; translated from the coding sequence ATGGTGAAACTGAACAAGATCTACACCCGCACCGGAGACAAGGGCACGACGGCGCTGGTTTCCGGCCCGCGCCGCCTGAAGCACGATCTTCGCGTCGAGGCCTATGGCACGGTGGACGAGACCAATTCGGCAATCGGCATGGCGCGGCTTCATACGGGCGGGCGTGAAAGTGCCGGTATGGAAAAGCTGGATGCCATGCTCTTCCGCATCCAGAACGATCTTTTCGACCTCGGCGCCGATCTCGCCACGCCTGACGGCGGTGAACCGCTGTCCTATGAGCCGCTGCGCATCGTCGAAAGCCAGGTTACCCGGCTCGAAAACGAAATCGACGAACTCAACGCGACGCTTGAACCGCTGACCTCTTTCGTGCTGCCGGGCGGCACCGCGGCCGCGGCCGCTCTGCACATGGCCCGCACGATCTGCCGCCGCGCGGAACGATTGATGGTGGCGCTTTCGGTCACCGAAAACGAGATTGTCAGCCCGGCGGCGATCAAATATGCCAACCGCCTGTCCGACTTCCTGTTCGTGGCCGCCCGTTTTGCCAATGACACGGGCAAGGCCGATATTTCATGGGTCCCCGGCAAGAACCGCTGA
- a CDS encoding twin transmembrane helix small protein, with translation MSGFTSVLALIVMGLVVIVLIRGLFNMLKGQDANRSNKLMQLRLLLQAIAIVLIMLTLWLTGGGR, from the coding sequence ATGTCCGGCTTCACCAGTGTACTGGCCCTTATTGTCATGGGCCTTGTCGTCATCGTACTGATACGCGGCCTCTTCAACATGCTGAAGGGACAGGACGCCAACCGGTCCAACAAGCTGATGCAGCTTCGCCTTCTCCTGCAGGCCATCGCCATCGTGCTGATCATGCTCACCCTCTGGCTCACCGGCGGCGGCCGCTGA
- a CDS encoding SDR family oxidoreductase, with translation MSEKPVIIITGCSSGIGAYCAGALHRDGWRVFATVRRIADMAALENQGIETLIMDYTKPETIAALVNTVAARTGGRIDALFNNGAYGQPGAVEDLPVDVLRAQFETNVFGWHDLTRRVIPFMRTRRAGRIVHCSSILGLVPYRYRGAYTASKFAIEGLGVTLRMELQGSGIHVSLIEPGPITSKFTATALAHVKEHIDLENSAHAAEYKRQLARMDGSGPVNRHKLGPDAVYAVLKHALTAAKPKPHYPVTVPAKQGLLLKRLLPAGLFYRLLRRFD, from the coding sequence ATGTCTGAAAAGCCCGTCATCATCATCACCGGATGTTCATCCGGCATCGGCGCTTATTGCGCCGGCGCGCTTCACCGGGACGGCTGGCGGGTCTTCGCCACCGTGCGACGCATCGCCGACATGGCGGCGCTTGAAAACCAGGGCATCGAAACCCTGATCATGGACTACACCAAGCCTGAAACCATCGCCGCCCTCGTGAACACCGTCGCGGCCCGGACCGGAGGGCGCATCGACGCGCTGTTCAACAACGGCGCCTATGGCCAGCCGGGCGCGGTGGAGGATCTGCCAGTCGACGTATTGCGGGCGCAGTTCGAAACCAATGTCTTTGGCTGGCACGATCTGACGCGGCGGGTCATTCCCTTCATGCGCACCCGGCGCGCGGGCCGCATCGTGCATTGCTCCTCCATTCTCGGCCTTGTGCCCTACCGGTATCGCGGCGCCTATACCGCGTCGAAATTCGCGATCGAGGGACTGGGCGTCACGCTGCGCATGGAGCTTCAGGGCAGCGGCATCCATGTCAGCCTCATCGAGCCGGGGCCGATCACCTCGAAATTCACGGCGACGGCGCTTGCGCATGTCAAGGAACACATCGATCTCGAAAATTCGGCCCATGCGGCGGAATATAAACGCCAGCTGGCGCGCATGGATGGCTCCGGCCCCGTCAACCGCCACAAGCTTGGCCCCGATGCCGTTTATGCCGTGCTGAAACATGCCCTGACGGCAGCAAAACCGAAACCGCATTATCCGGTGACCGTTCCAGCCAAACAGGGGCTGTTGCTGAAACGGCTCTTGCCTGCCGGACTGTTCTATCGTCTGCTGCGCAGATTCGATTGA
- a CDS encoding YihY/virulence factor BrkB family protein, producing MVAAVRLAGKVAFDAYSHFAEDDGWAMASHMALSILLALFPFLIFGTALAGFLGADQFSETAVHLIFDTWPEAIAGPLAAQVQQVLTIPRGGLLTISVLAAAYFASNGVEALRISLNRAYRVTETRWWYVTRLLSLLYVLIAVVVFTGISIVLVAVPVATSFAEERFPWMTDVLNTVSSLGLYGTIVVLTAGLVAAHLWLPAGKRRIWDVWPGILLTMIFWVIGAAIFAYYLSTFANYAATYAGLASVMVVLVFLYMVGVIFMLGAEVNAALMKYKVRQIIRRNIGGNGARRERALEEADKPADI from the coding sequence ATGGTTGCCGCAGTGCGCCTGGCAGGCAAGGTTGCCTTCGATGCCTATTCCCATTTCGCCGAGGATGACGGCTGGGCGATGGCGAGCCATATGGCGCTTTCCATTCTGCTGGCACTGTTTCCCTTCCTGATCTTCGGTACGGCTCTCGCCGGTTTTCTGGGCGCTGACCAGTTTTCCGAAACGGCGGTTCACCTGATTTTCGATACCTGGCCGGAGGCGATAGCCGGGCCGCTGGCGGCGCAGGTGCAGCAGGTGCTGACCATTCCGCGCGGCGGCCTGCTGACGATTTCGGTGCTGGCGGCCGCCTACTTCGCTTCCAACGGCGTCGAGGCGCTGAGAATCTCACTGAACCGCGCCTATCGTGTCACCGAGACACGCTGGTGGTATGTCACCCGCCTGCTCAGCCTGCTTTATGTGCTGATCGCGGTGGTGGTCTTTACCGGCATCAGCATCGTGCTCGTCGCGGTGCCGGTCGCCACGTCCTTTGCCGAGGAGCGGTTTCCGTGGATGACCGACGTGCTGAACACCGTTTCCAGTCTCGGTCTTTACGGAACCATCGTTGTGCTGACGGCGGGGCTGGTGGCGGCGCATCTGTGGCTTCCCGCCGGCAAGAGGCGCATCTGGGATGTCTGGCCGGGCATTCTGCTGACGATGATCTTCTGGGTCATCGGTGCGGCGATCTTTGCCTATTACCTCTCCACCTTCGCTAATTATGCCGCCACCTATGCGGGTCTCGCCTCTGTCATGGTGGTTCTGGTGTTTCTTTATATGGTCGGCGTCATCTTCATGCTGGGTGCCGAGGTCAATGCCGCGCTGATGAAATACAAGGTGCGGCAGATCATCCGCCGCAATATCGGCGGCAACGGCGCTCGCCGTGAGCGGGCGCTAGAGGAGGCCGACAAGCCGGCGGATATCTGA
- the gluQRS gene encoding tRNA glutamyl-Q(34) synthetase GluQRS has protein sequence MAEETMPSPLRQKPVYRFAPSPNGLLHLGHALSAFLNHDMARDNDGRFLLRIEDIDQTRCTPELEQAIYDDLGWLGLDWEKPVRRQSEHFDAYRVALESLIKAGLAYPAFLSRGETKAIVRTFEAEGGLWPRDPDDAPLYPAIDRERPRAERDVLLTSGRPHAWRLDMEKAIRAAGSPLFWQESGDGETGQIEALPARWGDVVLSRSDAPSSYHLSVVVDDALQGITHVVRGMDLYHATAIHRLLQRLLDLPQPVYHHHRLILGADGRKLSKSEGSTGLSALRAEGATPSDIRRLVGLL, from the coding sequence ATGGCAGAAGAAACCATGCCTTCGCCTCTCCGTCAAAAACCGGTTTACCGTTTTGCGCCAAGCCCCAATGGCCTGCTGCATCTCGGCCACGCGCTTTCCGCTTTCCTGAACCACGATATGGCGCGAGACAATGACGGCCGCTTTCTGCTGCGCATCGAGGATATCGACCAGACACGCTGCACCCCGGAGCTGGAACAGGCAATCTACGACGATCTTGGCTGGCTGGGTCTCGACTGGGAGAAACCGGTGCGGCGGCAATCGGAGCATTTCGATGCGTACCGTGTTGCGCTGGAAAGTTTGATCAAGGCAGGACTTGCTTACCCGGCTTTTCTGAGCCGTGGAGAAACCAAGGCAATCGTTCGTACTTTCGAGGCGGAGGGAGGGTTGTGGCCCCGCGATCCCGATGACGCGCCGCTTTACCCGGCCATAGACCGGGAAAGGCCAAGGGCGGAGCGGGATGTGCTGCTCACCTCCGGCCGTCCGCACGCCTGGCGGCTCGACATGGAAAAGGCGATCCGCGCCGCCGGCAGCCCCCTGTTCTGGCAGGAGAGCGGCGATGGCGAGACGGGACAAATCGAGGCCCTGCCAGCGCGCTGGGGCGATGTGGTGCTGTCGCGTTCCGACGCGCCTTCGAGCTATCATCTTTCCGTCGTGGTGGATGATGCGCTGCAGGGCATAACCCATGTGGTGCGCGGCATGGATCTCTACCACGCAACCGCCATCCACCGGCTGCTGCAGCGCCTGCTGGACCTGCCGCAACCCGTCTATCACCATCACCGGCTGATCCTGGGCGCGGACGGGCGCAAGCTTTCGAAAAGTGAAGGCAGCACCGGGCTTTCCGCCCTTCGCGCCGAAGGGGCGACGCCCTCAGATATCCGCCGGCTTGTCGGCCTCCTCTAG